One Corynebacterium yudongzhengii DNA window includes the following coding sequences:
- a CDS encoding transposase → MLSDAQWEMVEELLPRRTGRKGRPFSDPRQMLEAILYCLRAGIARCDLPACFGSWQTVYTWHNRMAKDGHLGRDLSATS, encoded by the coding sequence ATGTTGAGTGATGCCCAGTGGGAGATGGTCGAAGAGCTTCTGCCCCGTCGCACGGGGAGAAAAGGCCGACCGTTCTCCGATCCCCGGCAGATGCTCGAGGCCATCCTCTACTGCCTTCGGGCAGGGATCGCGCGGTGTGACCTGCCCGCCTGCTTCGGGTCCTGGCAGACGGTCTACACCTGGCACAACCGGATGGCCAAGGACGGACACCTGGGACGTGATCTTTCAGCGACTTCTTAG
- a CDS encoding DUF2218 domain-containing protein, producing the protein MTATSTARVACERPARYAKQLASHFAKKIETRFDPEEGRGHLSFSREQVRGEVEMIVGDGVLLLQIDTDDDYLEKVESVVGRHLVRFGTRDRLEVRWARPGGVEGLYFPPVEDENPDPEA; encoded by the coding sequence ATGACTGCTACTTCTACCGCCCGCGTGGCCTGCGAAAGGCCCGCCCGTTATGCGAAGCAGCTAGCATCGCATTTCGCGAAGAAGATCGAGACTCGCTTCGACCCCGAGGAAGGCCGCGGCCATCTGAGTTTTAGCCGCGAGCAGGTCCGCGGTGAAGTGGAGATGATCGTCGGTGACGGCGTGCTGTTGCTACAGATCGACACCGACGATGACTACCTCGAGAAAGTCGAGTCGGTCGTCGGCCGCCACCTCGTGCGTTTCGGCACCCGCGATCGCCTCGAGGTCCGCTGGGCACGTCCTGGCGGCGTCGAGGGGCTCTACTTCCCGCCGGTCGAGGATGAGAACCCCGACCCGGAGGCTTAG